ACGACGCGGTGGCCCGGCTGGACCGGGCGGTCGCGGGCCTGGAGGGCCGCCACCCCGACTGGTGGCACTTCCTCACCGAGACCGAGGCGGTACGGGCATCCGTCGCCCGTGTGGTCCAGGAGATCCGCGAGGAGCGGGGCCGCTGAGGCCTGTCCGGCGGAAGGGCCGGCACCGTGGCCATCGGCCGCCGCCCCGGCCCACCGGCTGGTTATGCTGCCCGCATGCCTCGCTACGAATACCGCTGCAAAGCCTGTGGTGACACCTTCGAACTCAACCGGCCCATGGCCGAGTCCGGCGCCCCCGCGAGCTGCCCCGAAGGGCACACGGACACCGTGAAGCTGCTGTCCACCGTCGCCGTGACCGGCGGCGCCGCGCCGTCCGCTCCGCCGTCGGGCGGGGGCGGAGGCGGCGGTTGCTGCGGGGGCGGCTGCTGCGGCTGACAGCGCCGGACGGGCGGCGTTCGGCGGATCCTCGGCTGCCGGCCCGTCTTTGCCGCCTGCGGCGGCGAGCGCCCTGCGGGCGCGTCCTCAAACGCCGGACGGGCTTGAACGACTACACCCGGCGCGCCAGGGTCAGCCCGTCCGC
The window above is part of the Streptomyces syringium genome. Proteins encoded here:
- a CDS encoding FmdB family zinc ribbon protein, which encodes MPRYEYRCKACGDTFELNRPMAESGAPASCPEGHTDTVKLLSTVAVTGGAAPSAPPSGGGGGGGCCGGGCCG